The uncultured Cohaesibacter sp. genome window below encodes:
- a CDS encoding histidine phosphatase family protein, which produces MLVRYLICPEVIVDAECPASDQALGIVATEQLGTFARSGVLTGTSHIFTSDWQRARQAGSILAEHLSVRPVSDPDMNECETMGITPVPRRGLLTRIAEVFAKPSTGQLDGGETALDAQDRIAAAYHMAMEQVIARGMRGDVLFVGHGRIGALLQCHLTGQSIGSQVVEPLPGQYFAYDWGARKMVHGWRPLDAAN; this is translated from the coding sequence ATGCTGGTTCGATATCTCATTTGCCCTGAGGTCATCGTTGATGCCGAATGCCCGGCGTCTGACCAGGCGCTCGGCATTGTCGCAACGGAGCAGCTTGGGACGTTTGCCCGTAGCGGTGTGCTCACTGGGACAAGCCATATTTTTACCAGTGACTGGCAGCGGGCTCGACAGGCCGGGAGCATTCTTGCTGAGCATCTATCGGTGCGACCTGTGTCGGATCCTGACATGAACGAGTGCGAAACCATGGGCATCACTCCTGTACCAAGGAGAGGACTGCTCACTCGCATCGCCGAGGTCTTTGCCAAACCTTCGACCGGGCAACTGGACGGTGGCGAGACGGCCCTGGATGCACAGGACAGGATCGCTGCAGCCTATCATATGGCCATGGAACAGGTGATTGCCCGCGGGATGCGGGGTGACGTGCTATTCGTCGGGCATGGCCGGATTGGCGCGTTGCTCCAGTGCCACCTGACAGGACAGTCCATCGGCTCGCAGGTGGTTGAGCCTCTGCCAGGGCAATATTTTGCCTATGACTGGGGCGCGCGCAAAATGGTGCATGGGTGGCGTCCGTTAGACGCGGCCAATTGA
- a CDS encoding NAD(P)H-hydrate dehydratase: MAEMKENAVEILTPAQMGQADHLTIESGVDGYQLMESAGQAVATAAIDLLERKTGSGASGMVCILCGPGNNGGDGFVAAQLLEEEGWSVIIGCAVDVEDLKGDAQRAAEEWGDEVYGLSASLWDDSDIIIDALFGAGLDRPITGELADLIDAINESGLPVLSVDLPSGVEGASGLIGGAAVRADQTVTFFRKKPAHVLYPGKALCGRLLVADIGIEDTVLEETGCCAFENAPTLWLGNWPEALKPLEVIQAERLADHKFHRGHCVVLSGDALHSGAARLAARAALRAGAGLVTLAPPADSALAVAAQVTSIMVEPLKDAESLTDIFARRDCDVLVAGPALGVAEAQHVLIRNVLGLDMGVVLDADAITCFADGVASGDFSFEMMKDSPAARSGRLVLTPHEGEFARLFPDLSYRMREEKRLSKLDCALAAAQMCGAVIILKGADTVVASPDGYGVIHSQGVPYLATAGSGDVLAGIVGGLMAQGTPTLDSACAGVWLHSQAGLMLGPGLISEDIIEVLPKVYEALFEDYDANGGDGPDLDAYNGDDDEDDDD, translated from the coding sequence ATGGCTGAAATGAAAGAAAATGCCGTTGAAATCCTCACTCCCGCTCAAATGGGGCAAGCGGATCACCTGACCATTGAAAGCGGGGTGGACGGTTATCAATTGATGGAATCTGCAGGCCAGGCGGTGGCAACGGCGGCGATTGATCTGCTGGAAAGAAAGACGGGGTCAGGGGCCTCCGGCATGGTCTGTATCCTTTGCGGGCCGGGTAACAACGGAGGTGACGGGTTTGTTGCCGCCCAGTTGCTGGAAGAGGAAGGCTGGAGCGTCATTATCGGCTGTGCGGTGGATGTCGAGGACCTCAAGGGCGATGCGCAGCGGGCAGCGGAAGAATGGGGCGATGAGGTTTATGGCCTTTCCGCCAGTCTTTGGGATGATTCGGACATCATCATTGATGCTCTGTTCGGAGCCGGACTGGATCGACCGATCACGGGCGAACTTGCCGATCTGATTGATGCCATCAACGAAAGCGGGCTGCCGGTGTTGTCGGTGGATCTGCCCAGTGGTGTCGAGGGGGCGAGTGGTCTGATCGGCGGAGCCGCCGTGCGAGCAGATCAGACCGTGACTTTCTTCCGCAAGAAGCCGGCTCATGTGCTGTATCCGGGCAAGGCGCTGTGTGGCCGTCTGCTCGTGGCCGATATTGGCATAGAGGATACGGTTCTTGAAGAAACCGGCTGCTGTGCGTTTGAGAATGCTCCAACCCTGTGGCTGGGCAACTGGCCAGAAGCGCTCAAGCCGCTTGAAGTCATTCAGGCTGAGCGTCTGGCTGATCACAAGTTCCATCGCGGCCATTGTGTTGTTCTGTCGGGAGATGCCCTGCACAGCGGTGCGGCCCGGTTGGCGGCGCGTGCGGCGCTGAGGGCAGGGGCGGGGCTGGTGACGCTGGCGCCTCCCGCTGACTCGGCTCTGGCTGTTGCGGCGCAAGTGACGTCCATCATGGTGGAGCCGCTCAAGGATGCAGAATCGCTGACGGATATTTTCGCTCGCAGGGATTGTGATGTTCTGGTGGCTGGTCCTGCGCTCGGTGTGGCCGAGGCGCAGCATGTGCTGATCCGGAATGTGCTGGGCCTTGATATGGGCGTGGTGCTGGATGCGGATGCGATCACCTGCTTTGCCGACGGCGTTGCCAGCGGGGACTTCAGCTTCGAGATGATGAAGGACAGCCCTGCTGCCCGTTCCGGTCGTCTCGTGTTGACGCCGCATGAGGGCGAGTTTGCCCGACTGTTCCCGGATCTGTCCTATCGCATGCGCGAAGAGAAAAGGTTGTCCAAGCTCGACTGTGCTCTTGCTGCGGCGCAGATGTGCGGTGCCGTCATCATTCTCAAGGGCGCCGATACGGTGGTAGCAAGTCCTGACGGTTACGGTGTGATCCATTCTCAGGGTGTGCCGTATCTGGCAACGGCTGGCAGCGGCGATGTGTTGGCGGGGATCGTTGGTGGCCTGATGGCGCAGGGGACGCCGACGCTCGATTCTGCTTGTGCCGGGGTCTGGCTGCATAGTCAGGCGGGCCTGATGCTCGGGCCGGGGCTCATTTCCGAGGACATTATCGAGGTTCTTCCAAAGGTCTATGAAGCCTTGTTCGAGGATTATGACGCCAACGGTGGCGATGGTCCCGATCTTGATGCCTATAACGGTGATGATGACGAAGACGATGATGATTGA
- the parE gene encoding DNA topoisomerase IV subunit B has translation MSASDDLFASVPTPKGGASAPRQPKAEAPTPKPQAQSNPAPSVPGVKADYTAADIEVLEGLEPVRRRPGMYIGGTDEKALHHLFAEIIDNSMDEAVAGYASWIEVELLPDNVITVTDNGRGIPVDPHPKFPNKSALEVIFTTLHAGGKFDSAVYETSGGLHGVGASVVNALSETMSVEVATNKKLYRQSFSRGIPTGSLEFLGDIHNRRGTKVTFKPDHEIFGKKIRFKPEQLLNMARSKAYLFGGVEIRWNCAPELLEHNPEVPDKATFHFPSGLKDYLAATLGKQNLVTPEIFAGRTEKTSGHGAVEWAVCWFGGDGFFNSYCNTVPTPEGGTHEAGLRTALLRGLKNYAELTNNKKGAVITADDVMTSAGALLSVFIREPEFVGQTKDRLATMAATRIVEQALRDQFDHWLTNAPQQANRLLEWVIDRADERLRRRKEKDVSRKSAVRKLRLPGKLADCSQNAKGDTELFIVEGDSAGGSAKQARNRTTQAVLPLRGKILNVASASSDKLHANQLLADLVQALGCGTRKNYNDEDLRYDRVIIMTDADVDGAHIASLLLTYFQREMPQLIHNGHLFLAVPPLYRISQGGKTLYARDDQHKEELLNKEFKGKGKIEIGRFKGLGEMRSDQLKDTTMDPKNRTLLKVQIVDMVPGQTKEVVMRLMGNKPEARFEFIQENAEFATDLDI, from the coding sequence ATGTCTGCGTCTGACGATCTTTTTGCCTCTGTGCCAACGCCAAAAGGTGGCGCCTCTGCCCCAAGGCAACCCAAAGCGGAAGCCCCAACGCCAAAGCCTCAGGCCCAGAGCAATCCGGCACCGTCCGTTCCCGGCGTCAAGGCTGACTATACGGCAGCCGACATCGAGGTTCTGGAAGGTCTCGAGCCCGTGCGTCGCCGTCCCGGCATGTATATCGGCGGCACCGACGAAAAGGCACTGCACCATCTGTTTGCCGAAATCATTGACAACTCCATGGACGAGGCCGTTGCGGGCTATGCGTCATGGATCGAGGTGGAACTGCTGCCGGACAATGTGATCACCGTTACCGATAACGGGCGCGGCATTCCGGTTGATCCGCATCCGAAATTCCCCAACAAGTCGGCGCTCGAAGTCATTTTCACCACCCTGCACGCTGGCGGCAAATTCGATTCTGCGGTCTATGAAACCTCCGGCGGTCTTCATGGTGTGGGCGCATCGGTTGTCAACGCCCTGTCCGAAACCATGTCCGTTGAAGTGGCCACCAACAAGAAGCTCTATCGCCAGAGCTTTTCCCGCGGCATCCCGACCGGTTCGCTGGAATTTCTGGGCGACATCCACAATCGCCGCGGCACCAAGGTCACCTTCAAGCCCGACCATGAAATTTTCGGCAAGAAGATCCGCTTCAAGCCGGAACAGCTGCTCAACATGGCCCGTTCCAAGGCCTATCTGTTTGGCGGCGTCGAGATTCGCTGGAACTGCGCGCCCGAGCTGCTGGAACACAATCCTGAGGTTCCGGACAAGGCGACTTTCCACTTCCCGAGCGGCCTCAAGGACTATCTGGCTGCAACACTGGGCAAGCAGAATCTGGTGACGCCGGAAATCTTCGCTGGTCGGACCGAAAAGACCTCCGGCCATGGTGCCGTCGAGTGGGCCGTATGCTGGTTTGGTGGCGACGGCTTCTTCAACTCCTATTGTAACACCGTTCCGACCCCGGAAGGTGGCACCCATGAGGCTGGCTTGCGCACCGCGCTGCTGCGCGGCCTCAAGAATTACGCCGAGCTGACCAACAACAAGAAGGGTGCGGTGATCACCGCCGATGATGTGATGACCAGCGCCGGGGCCCTGCTCTCGGTTTTCATTCGCGAGCCCGAATTTGTTGGCCAGACCAAGGATCGTCTGGCTACCATGGCCGCCACCCGCATTGTCGAGCAGGCCTTACGCGATCAGTTCGACCACTGGCTGACCAACGCACCGCAACAGGCAAACCGCCTGCTTGAATGGGTCATCGACCGTGCCGACGAGCGCCTGCGCCGCCGCAAGGAAAAGGACGTCAGCCGCAAGTCAGCCGTGCGCAAGCTGCGCCTGCCGGGCAAGCTGGCCGACTGTTCGCAAAATGCCAAGGGCGATACCGAACTGTTCATCGTGGAAGGGGATTCCGCTGGTGGCTCCGCCAAGCAGGCTCGCAACCGGACCACACAGGCCGTTCTGCCCCTGCGCGGAAAGATCCTCAACGTCGCCAGCGCCTCCAGCGACAAGCTGCACGCCAACCAGTTGCTGGCCGACCTGGTTCAGGCTCTGGGCTGCGGCACGCGCAAGAATTACAATGATGAAGACCTGCGCTATGACCGCGTCATCATCATGACCGATGCTGACGTCGACGGAGCCCATATCGCCTCGCTGCTGCTGACCTATTTCCAGCGGGAAATGCCGCAGTTGATCCATAATGGCCATCTTTTCCTCGCTGTGCCGCCACTCTACCGCATCAGTCAAGGCGGCAAGACGCTCTACGCGCGCGACGACCAGCACAAGGAAGAGCTGCTCAACAAGGAATTCAAGGGCAAGGGCAAGATCGAGATCGGCCGCTTCAAAGGCCTTGGCGAAATGCGTTCGGATCAGCTCAAGGATACGACCATGGATCCCAAGAACCGGACATTGCTGAAAGTGCAGATCGTTGATATGGTTCCGGGGCAGACCAAGGAAGTCGTAATGCGCCTGATGGGGAACAAGCCGGAAGCACGCTTCGAGTTCATTCAGGAGAATGCTGAATTTGCGACCGATCTTGACATTTGA
- the glnA gene encoding type I glutamate--ammonia ligase, with protein MTTAAEIVKLISEQEVKYVDIRFTDPRGKLQHVTVMEDQVDEDFLEEGFMFDGSSIAGWKSIEASDMKLMPDCDSAYIDPFYAEKTLCVHCSVVEPDTGAPYERDPRGTALKAEAYLKATGIGDVAYFGPEAEFFIFDDVRYANTMNKVSYEVDAADAAWNTDTEYESGNTGHRPGVKGGYFPVNPTDYAQDMRSEMLSTMKSLGMKVDKHHHEVASCQHELGLIFGSLTKQGDELQKYKYVIHNVAQAYGKSATFMPKPIYGDNGTGMHCNMSIWKDGKPLFAGDKYADLSDEALYFIGGILKHAKALNAFTNPSTNSYKRLIPGFEAPVLRAYSARNRSGCIRIPWTDSPKAKRVEARFPDPSANPYLCFAALLMAGLDGIKNKTHPGDAMDKNLYDLPPEELEGIPTVCGSLREALEELKADCDFLLAGDVFTKDQIAGYIELKEEEIQLFEHTPHPVEFLMYYSC; from the coding sequence ATGACCACAGCAGCTGAAATCGTCAAATTGATCTCAGAGCAGGAAGTCAAATATGTTGACATCCGTTTTACCGACCCTCGCGGTAAATTGCAGCACGTAACCGTAATGGAAGACCAGGTCGATGAAGACTTCCTCGAAGAAGGCTTCATGTTTGACGGTTCCTCTATCGCCGGCTGGAAATCCATCGAAGCTTCTGACATGAAGCTGATGCCAGACTGCGACAGCGCTTACATCGATCCGTTCTACGCTGAAAAGACCCTCTGCGTTCATTGCTCTGTTGTTGAGCCTGACACGGGCGCTCCTTACGAACGCGACCCACGCGGTACCGCTCTGAAAGCTGAAGCCTACCTGAAAGCAACTGGTATCGGCGACGTTGCATACTTCGGTCCTGAAGCTGAATTCTTCATCTTCGACGACGTTCGTTATGCCAACACCATGAACAAGGTTTCCTACGAAGTTGACGCAGCTGACGCTGCTTGGAACACCGACACCGAATACGAATCCGGCAACACCGGTCATCGTCCAGGCGTCAAGGGTGGCTACTTCCCGGTAAACCCGACCGACTACGCTCAGGACATGCGTTCCGAGATGCTTTCCACCATGAAATCTCTCGGCATGAAAGTTGACAAGCACCACCACGAAGTGGCTTCTTGCCAGCACGAACTCGGCCTGATTTTCGGCAGCCTGACCAAACAGGGCGACGAGCTTCAGAAATACAAGTATGTCATCCACAACGTTGCACAGGCATACGGCAAGTCTGCCACCTTCATGCCTAAGCCGATCTATGGCGACAACGGCACCGGCATGCACTGCAACATGTCTATCTGGAAAGACGGCAAACCGCTCTTCGCTGGCGACAAATATGCCGACCTGTCCGACGAAGCCCTATACTTCATCGGTGGTATCCTGAAACATGCGAAAGCCCTGAACGCTTTCACCAACCCGTCCACCAACTCCTACAAGCGCCTGATCCCGGGCTTTGAAGCTCCGGTTCTGCGTGCATATTCCGCACGCAACCGTTCTGGCTGCATCCGTATTCCTTGGACCGATTCTCCGAAGGCAAAACGCGTTGAAGCCCGCTTCCCGGATCCGTCCGCCAACCCGTACCTCTGCTTCGCTGCTCTGCTGATGGCTGGCCTTGATGGCATCAAGAACAAGACCCATCCGGGCGATGCAATGGACAAAAACCTGTACGATCTGCCACCAGAAGAACTCGAAGGTATCCCAACCGTTTGCGGTTCCCTGCGTGAAGCTCTTGAAGAACTCAAAGCCGACTGCGACTTCCTGCTCGCTGGCGACGTGTTCACCAAAGACCAGATCGCTGGCTACATCGAACTGAAGGAAGAAGAAATCCAGCTGTTCGAACACACCCCGCATCCGGTTGAATTCCTGATGTACTACAGCTGCTAA
- a CDS encoding P-II family nitrogen regulator: MKKIEAIIKPFKLDEVKEALQEVGLQGITVIEAKGFGRQKGHTELYRGAEYVVDFLPKVKVEVILADDQVDAAVEAIQKAAQTGRIGDGKIFISTIEQAIRIRTGETGNDAI, from the coding sequence ATGAAAAAAATCGAGGCAATTATCAAACCTTTCAAGCTCGATGAAGTCAAAGAAGCACTGCAGGAAGTTGGTCTGCAGGGTATCACCGTGATTGAAGCAAAAGGGTTTGGCCGGCAGAAAGGTCACACCGAACTGTATCGTGGCGCAGAATATGTCGTCGATTTTCTTCCCAAAGTGAAGGTAGAGGTCATCCTCGCCGACGATCAGGTCGATGCCGCCGTGGAAGCAATCCAGAAGGCAGCCCAGACCGGTCGCATTGGCGATGGCAAGATCTTCATCTCCACAATCGAACAGGCAATTCGCATTCGTACCGGTGAAACCGGCAACGACGCCATCTAA
- a CDS encoding TIGR02301 family protein → MTFDAKARPFILILMLAFSQGAMPARAADNNLPPYEQNLRRLSSVVGALMYLDPLCNQSDPKDWYFHMAALLEAENADDSRTRQLKDRFNKSYQTFSRTYRSCNEQARKITELYHEEGQALLTTLKLKHAR, encoded by the coding sequence TTGACATTTGATGCTAAGGCTCGCCCCTTCATCCTGATATTGATGCTGGCGTTCAGCCAAGGTGCAATGCCCGCCCGGGCGGCGGACAACAACCTGCCGCCTTATGAGCAGAATTTGCGCCGCCTCAGCTCCGTGGTCGGAGCCCTTATGTATCTGGATCCATTGTGTAACCAGAGCGACCCCAAAGACTGGTACTTCCACATGGCCGCATTGCTTGAAGCAGAGAATGCCGACGACTCGCGGACCCGGCAATTGAAAGACCGTTTCAACAAAAGCTACCAGACCTTTTCCCGCACCTACCGGAGCTGCAACGAGCAGGCTCGCAAGATCACAGAGCTCTATCACGAAGAGGGTCAGGCCCTGCTCACCACACTGAAGCTCAAGCACGCCCGTTAA